A portion of the Paenibacillus marchantiae genome contains these proteins:
- the arfA gene encoding arabinosylfuranosidase ArfA, which yields MEKAKMTVDKDFTIGVVDKRLYGSFIEHLGRAVYGGIYEPGHSTANEAGFRGDVLEMVKELQVPIVRYPGGNFVSGYNWEDSVGPVSERKRRLELAWRTIETNEFGFNEFVDWSKQANSEVMMAVNLGTRGVDAARNIVEYSNHPEGSYYSDLRIKHGYKEPHAIKTWCLGNEMDGPWQIGHKTAEEYGRIALEAAKVMKWTDPTIELVACGSSSLGMPSFPEWEATVLDHTYDHVEYLSLHQYYGNAEQDTPTFLARSLEMDRFIETVKATCDYIKAKKRSKKTMFLSFDEWNVWYHSNESDKKLDPWQIAPPQLEDVYNHEDALLVGCMLISMLKHADRVKMACLAQLVNVIAPIMTDNGGAAWRQTIFYPFMHASVFGRGTALVPLIQSPKYDTKQITDVPYLEGIAVHNEEQGEVTVFAVNRHLEESLPLEVDLRSFGKCRLIEHIVLESDDLKAANTAAQPNRVAPHNRGDAEVSDTLITASLAKASWNVIRLKVQ from the coding sequence ATGGAAAAAGCAAAAATGACGGTAGACAAGGATTTCACAATTGGCGTAGTTGATAAACGTTTATACGGTTCATTTATTGAACATCTGGGACGTGCCGTATACGGTGGAATATATGAGCCGGGTCATTCTACAGCGAATGAAGCGGGATTCCGTGGAGATGTGCTCGAGATGGTTAAGGAGCTACAGGTTCCGATTGTGCGGTATCCTGGCGGTAATTTTGTATCCGGTTACAATTGGGAGGATTCGGTTGGGCCTGTGTCTGAACGCAAACGCAGACTTGAACTAGCCTGGAGAACTATCGAGACCAATGAATTCGGGTTCAACGAATTTGTGGATTGGTCCAAACAGGCGAATTCGGAAGTGATGATGGCCGTCAACTTGGGAACAAGGGGTGTAGACGCAGCCCGCAACATCGTGGAGTACAGCAATCATCCTGAAGGTTCCTACTATAGTGATTTGCGTATTAAACATGGATACAAAGAGCCTCATGCCATCAAAACCTGGTGTCTTGGCAATGAAATGGACGGTCCGTGGCAGATTGGTCACAAAACAGCAGAAGAGTATGGACGGATTGCACTTGAAGCGGCAAAAGTGATGAAGTGGACAGATCCAACGATTGAGCTGGTCGCTTGCGGAAGTTCATCCCTGGGTATGCCATCCTTTCCGGAATGGGAAGCAACGGTGCTGGATCATACGTATGATCATGTTGAATATCTGTCGCTCCACCAGTATTACGGTAATGCTGAACAGGATACGCCAACATTCCTTGCGCGTTCCCTTGAGATGGATCGTTTTATTGAGACGGTAAAAGCGACCTGTGATTATATCAAAGCGAAGAAGCGCAGCAAGAAGACGATGTTCCTGTCCTTTGATGAATGGAATGTCTGGTACCACTCCAATGAAAGTGACAAGAAGCTGGACCCGTGGCAGATTGCTCCGCCACAGTTGGAGGACGTATACAACCATGAAGATGCACTGCTTGTGGGATGTATGCTGATCAGCATGCTGAAACATGCGGACCGAGTTAAAATGGCATGTCTGGCGCAGCTCGTCAACGTTATCGCTCCAATCATGACGGATAATGGTGGTGCTGCATGGAGACAGACGATCTTCTATCCGTTCATGCATGCTTCCGTGTTTGGACGTGGAACTGCACTTGTACCGTTGATCCAGTCTCCGAAGTATGACACCAAACAAATTACGGATGTTCCTTATCTGGAGGGCATTGCGGTGCATAACGAAGAGCAGGGTGAAGTGACTGTGTTCGCCGTGAACCGTCATCTGGAAGAATCACTGCCGCTTGAAGTGGATCTGCGCAGCTTTGGGAAGTGCCGCTTGATTGAGCATATTGTGCTGGAAAGTGATGATCTAAAAGCAGCCAATACCGCAGCACAGCCGAATCGCGTTGCTCCGCATAATCGTGGTGATGCAGAAGTGTCAGATACACTGATCACGGCAAGCCTGGCCAAAGCTTCGTGGAACGTAATTCGATTGAAAGTTCAATAA
- a CDS encoding ArsR/SmtB family transcription factor, whose product MIRANTDAEWLPLYEALASEVRLQIIRLVAETPMNVKDIAASLGLSSAIVTMHVRKLQDVGIIQSKMIRKDGGTHKMNSLAVDWIGISMPQETGTIRKLHEVAIPVGHYTHFDVYPTCGLATSNQVIGQYDDPRYFLDPERMHAHILWFGRGFVEYKIPNYILSGQQISAIELSLEIGSEAPSVNPNWPSDITFMLNGIRLGEWTSPGDSGNGRGMFTPEWWSDSVNQYGMLKVLRITHEGTFIDGQHMSEITLADIPVERNQWTLRLSVEEDAQHVGGLTLYGQGFGNYDQDILFRLYYQD is encoded by the coding sequence GTGATCAGAGCAAATACCGATGCAGAATGGCTGCCCCTATACGAGGCACTCGCGAGTGAAGTCCGTCTGCAGATTATCAGGCTTGTCGCGGAGACCCCAATGAACGTGAAGGACATTGCCGCATCCCTCGGCCTGAGCAGCGCAATTGTAACCATGCATGTTCGCAAGCTACAGGATGTGGGCATTATTCAGTCCAAAATGATTCGCAAGGATGGCGGCACGCACAAAATGAACAGCCTGGCAGTCGACTGGATTGGCATCTCTATGCCACAGGAAACGGGCACCATCCGCAAGCTTCATGAAGTGGCAATCCCTGTCGGGCATTACACCCATTTTGATGTGTATCCAACTTGTGGTCTGGCTACATCCAATCAGGTCATTGGACAGTATGATGATCCACGCTATTTTCTAGATCCCGAACGCATGCATGCCCATATTCTCTGGTTTGGACGCGGATTCGTGGAATACAAAATTCCAAACTATATCTTGTCAGGTCAACAGATCAGTGCCATTGAATTGTCACTTGAGATAGGTTCAGAAGCTCCTTCGGTCAACCCAAACTGGCCTTCGGATATTACCTTCATGCTCAACGGAATTCGACTCGGTGAATGGACAAGTCCTGGAGATTCCGGAAATGGACGAGGCATGTTCACCCCGGAATGGTGGAGCGACAGTGTCAATCAATACGGCATGCTCAAGGTGCTGCGGATCACCCATGAGGGCACATTTATTGATGGACAGCATATGTCCGAAATTACGCTTGCGGATATCCCCGTGGAACGCAATCAGTGGACATTGCGCCTCTCCGTGGAGGAAGATGCGCAGCATGTGGGTGGGCTAACGTTATATGGTCAAGGATTCGGCAACTACGATCAGGATATTCTGTTCCGTCTGTACTACCAGGACTAA
- a CDS encoding MBL fold metallo-hydrolase produces MKIQLIRNATLWLEYGGLNILVDPMLMDKEVMPAFLNTPNELRNPRVSLPETETDYVNPDLVIVTHTHPDHWDEAAAKQLRKDVPLLCQPGDEAVFTGAGFTNVTAVDEKHEYHSVRFVRTSGQHGTGEIGERMGKVSGFVLEADEEPVSYIAGDTIWCEEPAEAIRQYRPEVIVVNAGGARFLQGDPITMDGPDVAAVKHHAPDAHVIAVHMDAINHCMMSRVDLASYLASEQLDGQVLIPRDGESFVFGPDTELK; encoded by the coding sequence ATGAAAATTCAATTGATTCGTAATGCTACATTATGGTTGGAATATGGGGGTCTGAATATACTGGTTGATCCCATGTTGATGGATAAAGAAGTGATGCCCGCTTTCCTGAACACGCCCAATGAATTACGCAATCCTAGAGTCTCTTTACCCGAGACAGAAACGGATTATGTGAATCCCGATCTGGTGATCGTTACGCATACCCACCCTGATCACTGGGATGAAGCAGCAGCGAAGCAGCTCCGCAAGGATGTACCTCTGCTATGCCAACCAGGAGATGAGGCCGTGTTCACTGGAGCCGGATTTACCAACGTTACCGCCGTGGATGAGAAACATGAGTATCATTCTGTACGTTTTGTCCGCACCTCAGGACAACACGGAACTGGAGAAATCGGCGAACGTATGGGCAAAGTGTCTGGTTTTGTATTGGAAGCTGACGAAGAACCTGTCTCCTATATCGCCGGGGATACCATCTGGTGTGAAGAACCCGCCGAAGCCATTCGTCAATATCGACCTGAGGTAATTGTGGTGAATGCTGGCGGTGCCCGCTTCCTGCAAGGAGATCCGATAACGATGGACGGGCCTGACGTAGCTGCCGTGAAACACCATGCGCCGGATGCTCATGTCATCGCTGTGCATATGGATGCCATTAACCATTGCATGATGTCCCGCGTGGACCTCGCAAGTTATCTGGCATCCGAACAATTGGATGGACAGGTGCTCATTCCACGCGACGGCGAGAGCTTTGTATTCGGACCGGATACTGAGTTGAAATAA
- a CDS encoding glycoside hydrolase family 48 protein, translating into MLKSAAKKSLSAMLAGTVMLTGYTGLWAGPQTVYAEEQNIDAQADGINEARFLQLYDQLKDPANGYFSPEGIPYHSIETLMSEAPDYGHMTTSEAYSYWLWLETMYGHYTGDWSKLEAAWDSMEKYIIPVNEGDGKEEQPTMSYYNPNSPATYAAEKPYPDQYPSAINGQYAAGKDPLDAELKASYGNNQTYLMHWLLDVDNWYGYGNLLNPNHTAAYVNTFQRGEQESVWEAIPHPSQDNKTFGKTGEGFMSLFTKETQVPAAQWRYTNATDADARAVQVLYWAKEMGYTNTAYLDKAKKMGDYLRYGMHDKYFQKIGSAKNGTPTAGTGKDSNMYLMAWYTSWGGGLGEGGNWAWRIGASHTHQAYQNPVAAYALSDPAGGLIPKSTTAKADWNASLKRQLEFYTWLQSHEGAIGGGATNSFDGSYKAYPAGTSTFYDMAYQEAPVYRDPDSNTWFGFQAWSLERVAEMYYILAESGDLSSENFQMAKKVITKWIDWSKDYVFVDERPVTDAEGYYLNAAGQRILGGTNAQVATSPAPGEFWIPGSQEWQGQPDKWNGFSSFTNNPNFHVVTKDPAQDTGVLGSYIKALTFFAAGTQAEGGVLSIKGQEAKDMAEKLLNTAWDYNDGVGIVTEEVRKDYFRFFAKEIYIPANWTGTFGQGNTIPGTAGVPSDPAKGGNGVYIGYSDLRPAIKQDPAWAYLDNLYKTSYNPTTKKWENGAPTFTYHRFWSQVDMATAYGEYDRLLGNTGGPVVQVPAAPAGLTAAAGSEQVALNWTASTGAASYTVKRAEVSGGPYTSVATGVTGSTFTDTALTNGKTYYYVVTAVNTAGESAPSAQASATPQAGTSIPGVLTLTGTAGNNQAVLTWTASTGAASYKVQRSVAGGTYADLATGLTALTYTDATAVNGTAYNYRVVAVNASGQTLSNVVTVTPTAPPVTTGALEVQYRNGGSGTSGNAVTPQFNIKNTGTTAVDLSQVKVRYYFTKDSASDLSFWCDYAQIGSANVEAHFVTVDPAKGTADTYLEIGFKSGAGSLAAGAETGIIQGRFSKNNWTNFDQTNDYSFDASKTAFSAWNKVTAYISGVNAWGIEP; encoded by the coding sequence ATGTTGAAATCAGCTGCGAAAAAAAGTTTGTCTGCCATGCTAGCAGGGACCGTTATGCTGACCGGGTACACCGGTTTGTGGGCAGGTCCCCAAACGGTTTATGCCGAAGAGCAGAACATTGATGCTCAGGCGGACGGAATAAATGAAGCTCGATTTTTGCAATTGTATGATCAGCTGAAAGATCCGGCGAACGGTTATTTTTCTCCAGAGGGCATTCCCTATCATTCCATTGAAACGCTGATGAGCGAGGCACCGGATTATGGGCACATGACGACATCCGAGGCATACAGTTACTGGCTCTGGCTGGAAACAATGTACGGTCACTATACGGGTGATTGGTCCAAACTGGAAGCCGCTTGGGACAGCATGGAGAAATACATCATCCCAGTCAATGAAGGTGACGGCAAGGAAGAGCAGCCTACGATGAGTTATTACAATCCGAACAGCCCGGCCACCTATGCAGCGGAAAAACCTTATCCGGATCAATATCCTTCTGCCATTAATGGTCAATATGCTGCCGGAAAAGACCCACTTGATGCCGAGTTGAAAGCTTCCTACGGCAACAATCAGACATACCTGATGCATTGGCTGCTGGATGTGGATAATTGGTACGGCTATGGTAACCTGCTGAATCCGAATCATACGGCAGCTTACGTGAATACATTCCAGCGTGGGGAGCAGGAGTCTGTGTGGGAGGCCATCCCTCATCCATCCCAGGACAATAAAACGTTTGGCAAAACGGGCGAAGGTTTCATGAGCCTGTTCACCAAGGAGACCCAGGTGCCGGCAGCCCAGTGGCGTTATACCAACGCAACGGATGCTGATGCACGTGCGGTGCAGGTATTGTATTGGGCGAAGGAGATGGGCTATACCAATACAGCGTATCTGGACAAAGCGAAGAAGATGGGTGACTATCTGCGCTATGGGATGCACGACAAGTACTTCCAGAAGATCGGAAGTGCCAAGAACGGTACACCTACTGCCGGTACAGGAAAAGACTCTAATATGTATCTGATGGCATGGTATACCTCATGGGGCGGCGGCCTTGGCGAGGGTGGGAACTGGGCTTGGCGGATTGGAGCCAGTCATACGCACCAGGCTTACCAGAATCCGGTGGCAGCGTATGCCTTGTCTGATCCGGCAGGTGGCCTGATTCCAAAATCGACAACTGCCAAGGCAGATTGGAATGCATCGCTGAAGCGCCAATTGGAGTTCTACACCTGGTTACAGTCTCACGAAGGGGCAATTGGCGGTGGAGCGACGAACAGTTTTGATGGCTCTTACAAAGCTTATCCTGCTGGAACCAGTACGTTCTATGACATGGCTTATCAGGAAGCTCCTGTATATCGGGACCCCGACTCCAATACGTGGTTTGGTTTCCAGGCTTGGTCGCTGGAGCGTGTAGCTGAGATGTATTACATTCTTGCCGAGAGCGGGGACCTCAGCTCTGAGAACTTCCAGATGGCCAAAAAAGTCATTACCAAGTGGATTGACTGGTCCAAGGATTATGTGTTTGTGGATGAACGTCCAGTTACAGATGCTGAAGGATATTATTTGAATGCGGCAGGTCAGCGTATTCTTGGTGGTACCAATGCACAGGTTGCAACTTCACCTGCACCAGGCGAATTTTGGATACCAGGCAGCCAGGAATGGCAGGGGCAACCGGATAAATGGAATGGGTTCAGTTCCTTTACGAACAATCCTAATTTCCATGTGGTAACCAAAGATCCTGCTCAGGACACAGGCGTACTGGGGAGTTATATCAAAGCCCTGACGTTCTTTGCTGCAGGGACTCAAGCCGAAGGCGGCGTACTCAGTATCAAAGGACAGGAAGCCAAAGATATGGCCGAGAAACTGCTGAATACAGCCTGGGATTACAATGATGGTGTGGGAATTGTCACCGAAGAAGTCCGTAAAGACTACTTCCGCTTCTTCGCCAAAGAGATCTACATTCCGGCAAACTGGACGGGAACCTTCGGGCAGGGGAACACGATACCGGGTACAGCCGGCGTACCTTCTGACCCGGCCAAAGGTGGTAATGGCGTATACATTGGTTACTCTGACCTGCGTCCAGCCATCAAGCAAGATCCGGCATGGGCTTATCTGGATAATCTGTACAAAACGTCTTATAATCCAACAACGAAAAAATGGGAAAATGGCGCACCAACCTTTACGTATCACCGTTTCTGGTCACAGGTGGATATGGCTACCGCGTATGGCGAATATGATCGTCTCCTTGGTAACACAGGAGGCCCAGTGGTCCAAGTGCCAGCAGCTCCGGCGGGTCTGACAGCTGCAGCAGGCAGTGAGCAGGTTGCTCTGAACTGGACCGCATCCACTGGTGCCGCTTCTTACACGGTAAAACGTGCAGAGGTGAGCGGTGGCCCGTATACTTCCGTAGCAACGGGTGTTACCGGTTCGACCTTCACAGATACAGCACTGACCAATGGAAAAACGTACTATTATGTGGTGACCGCAGTGAATACGGCGGGTGAATCTGCACCTTCTGCTCAGGCCTCTGCAACACCGCAAGCGGGAACCTCTATACCGGGAGTGTTAACCCTTACGGGAACGGCAGGCAATAATCAGGCTGTGCTGACATGGACCGCATCGACCGGAGCTGCAAGTTACAAGGTACAACGCTCGGTTGCAGGTGGAACCTACGCCGATCTGGCTACAGGTCTGACGGCGCTGACTTACACGGATGCCACGGCAGTGAACGGTACCGCATACAATTACCGAGTGGTGGCAGTAAATGCAAGCGGGCAGACCTTGTCCAACGTAGTGACGGTGACACCAACAGCGCCTCCTGTAACAACAGGTGCACTTGAAGTACAATACCGCAATGGTGGTTCAGGGACGTCAGGCAATGCGGTGACCCCGCAGTTCAATATCAAGAACACAGGCACGACAGCAGTGGATCTGAGCCAGGTGAAGGTGCGGTATTACTTTACGAAGGATAGTGCATCCGATCTGAGTTTCTGGTGTGATTACGCTCAGATTGGCAGCGCCAACGTTGAAGCTCACTTTGTGACGGTAGATCCGGCTAAAGGGACAGCGGATACGTATCTGGAGATTGGATTTAAATCCGGGGCAGGCAGTCTGGCTGCCGGAGCAGAGACGGGAATTATCCAGGGGCGCTTCTCGAAGAACAACTGGACGAATTTTGATCAGACCAACGACTATTCTTTTGATGCTTCCAAAACGGCCTTTAGCGCCTGGAACAAAGTGACCGCTTATATTAGTGGAGTCAACGCTTGGGGTATTGAGCCATAG
- a CDS encoding C40 family peptidase: MNWKSKIITASVTATMLMGSLTTGALTTPASAAAVDNSKVKVIWGVNLRTSPSSSASIVRLVPKGETVTVVQKSGSGWYKVTDSGNRTGYISSSSKYTQAVKGNTTTGSGSTSGSGSVTGSASVEKVIAAGMKYWGTPYEFGASRNSTATFDCSSFVRQAFIDALGIKLPSDSRKQGAYVKANGTVQTNWKNLKRGDLMYFMSYKGSSASSYSSVNKSTATITHTGIYLGDGKILHTYSNAGGGVTISDISGKHWEYRFLFGGSAL; the protein is encoded by the coding sequence ATGAACTGGAAAAGCAAGATCATTACTGCAAGTGTAACAGCAACGATGCTGATGGGAAGTCTGACAACAGGAGCATTAACGACACCTGCATCAGCAGCGGCAGTTGATAATTCAAAAGTTAAAGTCATCTGGGGAGTTAATTTGCGTACATCGCCATCTTCTTCCGCAAGCATTGTTCGTTTGGTGCCAAAAGGAGAGACTGTCACGGTAGTGCAAAAATCCGGATCAGGCTGGTATAAAGTTACGGACTCTGGTAATCGGACAGGATACATATCTTCTTCTTCAAAATATACACAAGCTGTGAAAGGCAACACGACAACAGGAAGTGGCAGTACTAGTGGCTCTGGTTCAGTTACAGGCAGTGCTTCGGTGGAGAAAGTGATTGCTGCCGGTATGAAATATTGGGGGACGCCTTATGAGTTTGGCGCAAGTCGTAACAGTACGGCTACGTTCGATTGTTCAAGCTTTGTCCGCCAGGCATTTATTGATGCGCTCGGAATCAAGCTTCCATCCGATTCGCGTAAACAAGGTGCTTATGTGAAAGCCAATGGTACCGTTCAGACGAATTGGAAAAATCTGAAGCGTGGTGACCTGATGTACTTTATGTCCTACAAAGGCAGCTCGGCTTCATCGTATTCTAGTGTGAACAAATCTACTGCTACGATTACCCACACGGGAATTTATCTGGGTGACGGCAAAATACTGCACACCTATTCCAACGCTGGCGGCGGTGTAACGATTAGTGATATCTCCGGCAAACATTGGGAGTACCGTTTCTTGTTTGGTGGAAGTGCACTTTAA
- a CDS encoding Lrp/AsnC ligand binding domain-containing protein, whose protein sequence is MAAREDIVEVHRVSGEGCYLMIVRTGTMEQLGSLLEAILPYGNYRMNLSVGIEKSE, encoded by the coding sequence ATGGCTGCACGTGAAGACATCGTGGAGGTTCACCGTGTCAGCGGAGAGGGCTGCTATCTGATGATCGTACGCACAGGAACAATGGAGCAGCTTGGCAGTTTGCTGGAAGCCATTTTGCCGTATGGAAATTATAGAATGAACCTGTCTGTTGGTATCGAAAAGTCGGAATGA